In Nicotiana tabacum cultivar K326 chromosome 21, ASM71507v2, whole genome shotgun sequence, one DNA window encodes the following:
- the LOC107809888 gene encoding uncharacterized protein LOC107809888 — MAMALQRHFSVLLLLLACLIGSSHSYQFTVGGKDGWVPNPSQSFNEWSQHMRFQVGDTALFKYKQGSDSVLEVSKDDYDKCNTQSPIKKMEDGNSIFMLDHPGPFYFISGNKDNCEKGQKVQIVVISPRGKTPTTPATPTTPAPSGGSATPPSPSGGSATPPSPSGGSATPPTPSGGSTTPPAAGSPKGSSTPSTPSPMGAPPSPSAGSTTPPPTTSAPSATTPAGAPAKGSTTPGTSSPNGAPVVSPPAGKSPTSSPTPAGSNVSPSIPAPAPATTSMTPTGSPAPAGGASDLSPSPSSSSLAPGSSALSPGSIVPAGGPTSSLAPESIAPAGGPTSSLAPGSMAPGGGAGGTPADINSPAGAPSNPNSLAVKAFTPSVVLLSTVSLILTMAFGEFIISP, encoded by the exons ATGGCCATGGCTTTGCAGAGACATTTTTCAGTGTTGCTTCTGCTCTTGGCTTGTTTGATTGGATCTTCGCACTCTTATCAATTCACAGTTGGTGGTAAAGATGGTTGGGTTCCTAACCCTTCTCAAAGTTTCAATGAATGGTCTCAACATATGAGATTCCAAGTTGGTGACACTGCTT TGTTCAAGTATAAGCAAGGATCAGACTCTGTGTTGGAGGTAAGCAAAGATGACTATGACAAATGCAACACACAAAGTCCAATCAAGAAGATGGAAGATGGCAACTCCATTTTCATGTTGGATCACCCTGGTCCTTTCTACTTCATTAGTGGCAACAAAGATAATTGCGAGAAAGGACAAAAGGTGCAAATTGTTGTAATATCTCCTAGAGGTAAAACTCCTACTACCCCTGCTACACCCACAACTCCAGCTCCTTCCGGCGGTTCCGCCACCCCTCCGTCTCCTTCCGGCGGTTCTGCCACCCCTCCGTCTCCTTCCGGGGGTTCCGCCACCCCTCCAACTCCTTCTGGGGGTTCCACCACCCCTCCGGCGGCTGGTTCGCCTAAAGGATCATCTACACCTAGTACACCATCACCTATGGGGGCACCACCATCTCCTTCTGCAG GTTCTACTACCCCACCACCCACAACTTCAGCACCTTCTGCCACCACTCCGGCAGGTGCTCCGGCTAAAGGATCAACCACGCCCGGTACATCATCACCCAATGGGGCACCGGTAGTATCTCCGCCAGCAG GTAAATCACCAACCTCATCACCTACACCTGCCGGTTCAAACGTATCTCCGTCAATTCCAGCACCGGCGCCGGCAACAACTTCTATGACTCCGACGGGATCTCCGGCACCGGCAGGAGGAGCTTCTGATTTATCGCCTTCACCATCATCAAGCTCATTAGCACCAGGTTCATCTGCTCTTTCGCCGGGAAGTATTGTACCAGCCGGAGGACCAACTTCATCGTTAGCACCGGAAAGTATTGCACCAGCCGGAGGACCAACTTCATCATTAGCACCGGGAAGTATGGCTCCGGGAGGCGGCGCCGGCGGCACTCCGGCGGATATTAATTCGCCAGCTGGTGCACCATCCAACCCAAATTCATTAGCAGTAAAGGCATTTACTCCATCAGTTGTCCTTTTGTCAACCGTTTCTCTCATCCTGACCATGGCTTTTGGAGAATTTATTATTTCACCTTAG